The segment gagcaggtactttcgtgggagaaaaaggttcccatttccgattggctgggcggattgcaaaccacgccccgtaaaactcggaaaagttttgtgaagctgccattgtatttgctggcattagcattattaacaTTAGCCCAgcacaccaacggagagagaataacttatggcaactcaaaaaaaacacatgggagcggtggagatgaggaggtgtcggagtTCTGACGATTTactctgaagccagtccccaactccggggacttccggccgggaacttcgggtggcagtatacgccgtgaagttgtttgcggcctgccagtaagcccaaagcagaagaagaagtgacgtcagcggcttcatttgcctaatccttccctcagggaacttattccggtgtgaacgcgatctgctctttagttcatcaggactaaagagttctgatgaactaagtacggcaaagtacttggtgtgaaagcgcctaatgtcTTCGCGCAGCTACAGGAGGCTGGTGACAGTCCCTCAGCTTCCCTGCTGTGGTGCCCTTTAAAATCACTCCCTGATGATCAAACTCATCAAACTCTGAGGTAAATTGACCATTATCTCTGGATTCACTTGAAAAATACATATGTGACTGAACCTGAAACTAAAGTCATAAAGCATGGTCCCAGCATCTGGTCCCACATATATTTAATTTCTTCCCATCATGTTCCTACTATATGGTGGAAAGAAGATGAAAAACATTTGTCAATTTATTCTCTCTGTTTGAGAGCCACTGTCGTTGCCATGTTTAATGAAAGCACCCACCTGTGCCAGGTGGTCCGTACAGGATGACACCCTTGGGAGGCTTTATGCCCATCTCTTCATAATACTCTGGATGTGTGAGAGGCAGCTCCACTGACTCCTATGAAAATCAACACACAGAAAAATACACTGTAAAAAGTTACATGCATAAACAATTACATCTTATAggatgttttgtaaatgtgcTCAATTTGGCTTATCATTAAAAGTGGTTGCAAGTGATGTGAACAAATCACTGGGAAAGCTACAAAGGACATTAAACATATTATTATTGTCATTATTTAATTGTGTCAGGGTTGCTAACTCGGGGCCAGTGTATATCACAGCAGGTGGAAGTGTTTGTACCTTGATCTCCTGGATCTGAGCGTCCAGTCCTCCGATGTCAGCGTAGGTTTCTTGTGGGGCCTTCTCCACCTTCATCACTGTCACCAGGGGATCAGTGTCATCCATCAGCACACCAATCACAGCATGGACCTACGagtgacacacaaacacaggtaaatTATTAATTGTGGCACAGTTAAGAGTTGGCAGAAACAACACAAAGTTATCTTGAAATGCATTTACAAAAGGGTTAACCTGAAATTAAAACTATCTGAATTGTACCTTGTGATTGAGCAGGACGGAGCAGCCAGGCTCCAGCAGATCTTTATCCACAAAGGAGAGGATGCTGACATAGTGCTCTGATCCCACCGAGGTGGAAACGATGGCGTGGTTGTCATCGATGATTTCCTCCAGAGTGCCCACGGACATAGGGGTTCCTCGCAGGTCGTCCACCTTTGACCTCTCCTCCTATAGAATAGATACGACCAGGATTATCAAAAGTTAAATGGTAGGAAAAATGAAGATCCGTTCTCCTCAGTGACTTGACCACAGATAAATCAGTATAAAAAGTCAAATAGGGTAATGTTCCTATATTTCTCCTAAAAATCATAGCACAAAAGCAATAGAGATATGTAGAGCAATAACTGACCTCCTGTTTCTCTTCCAGAGGCTTCATCTGCTCCTGGTTTCTGATGAACTCCTCCTCCATCAACAGGTAATCTTTTATCCGCTCCTGCTTCAGCAGCTTGAGACGGCATTGAGTGTGAGGAGTGACTGAAAGACAAACAAAAAGGTCAGCATATGTCGTGCTAGCAAAAACATAAACACCAAATTCATGCAACCAAAAACGTGATGTTTCACAGAGCCTCTTCAGCTTGAATGCTGTCAATATCATGACCGCTTGTAACATTTTGTTCTCTTTCATACTGCCAAATAAGGAGTTTTAATTGTATACCAATCTGAGTATCCTTAGTTGTATCCGGTGAGCTTAAATCGCGTTAGGAAGGAGACCTTATAGCTCAAGACTTCTTATGAAATACAGCTCAAACAAAATCAGACCACCAGACAGATAGAAACACGTCTTCACATGTCTATGTCTTTGCAGTTCCTTACCTAATGGTAGTTTACTGGCAGCATCTGGTCCCTTGGTCTTCTTCTTTCTCTTGCCAACTCTTGTGGGAATTGGAGGCTCATACTTCTTTTTCTTATCCTTCAGTTGGGACAAAGTGAGATGATGACAAATGTCAGAAAAGGATATAGCCAGAATCTCATCACCTACAGCAAAACATGTATTGTTTGACATAATGGCACTAACAGCCATTGTTAGAACAGAAGcttttttttctaaataagGCCTTTAGTAGACCAGGATAGCTTCTCAGATAATACGAGCTTATGCAAAACAAAATGTCCTATaattaatcttaaatgtttaataaataaataaacaaggcaaTTACTTTATTGACAATCATATATCACAGCACTAACTGTCAATTTAGACCATCAAAAATAAATTACCTAAACGTGTCAATATGCAAAAtgtcttaaaatgttaaaatacaATTTGGGTATTTAAAATTTGAAATGTAATGTCACGACTAATTCGTTTAGTTCAGAGGCCACACGAAGGATAATATGTGGCTAGCAAAACAAAACGGTCAGACACTAAGCTAGCAGAAGCTGTGTCATCCTCACCTTGTCATCCTTCTTGCCTCCCCCCGGTCCGTGGCCTCCACTCTGGCTTTGACCCTAAAAGAATATCAGAtatatgttaaaaacagctgaaAAGAAAAATATCCACCATTGCATTTTGGCCTTTCTGGTTAGTTAGACATTTCCCTTCATAGCTCATTAGCTTAGCTGTTTACAGTGAAGTTAGCTTACGTCGCCGTTAACATTACCTGCCAGGATAGCTGAATTCAAAACGTTCGCTTGTATTATAGAAACAATATTTAACACTGTCATCCACAAAAAACCTCATAAATTTGAAAGAAGTCGGGAAAAGCTACTCGTTACCATATGAATGACTATGCTAATAGTAGCTAGGATAACGAGTGCTTCAAACCGAGAAAAATAAGCTAATGTTGCTAGCTTTAGGCTCTACCCTACTCTCAATtatatacaagttgttagtacaCACATAAGACATAAAGCAGTCTAAAACGACACGACAGCACGAATGTTAACGTTTCAAGTACCATGATTTAAAGTTGTATTGGCGAATATGATGtttatgtaaaataaatatacGAGCCGAAGAGAAAATTGCTTGCTCACTTACCATTGTTAGTTGTCGCTCTGAAGTGACGTCACTCGGTACGGCAACACTAACGGCCAAACATCTCCGGGAAAGAGAAGACACCTGTGACTGGAATGAACGGTCCACTTTTTTAagccttatttaaaaaaatactttcATGGGTTACTTCctttaaattaaaacaaaacgtaTTCGGCTGGGATTTTTCAACACAACCTTTGTATTGCACTAAACTTTAATCCTCCCTACTACttgtaaaaatatttaataTGATGATAGCGTACCATTTTGTCTACAACTTAAACTGCTTCTATTGTTGTCTGTTGTATGTACAAACTTCAAAGCTCAACTCATTAAAATAGCACAGTTTGCCTTCACATTTTATTAAACTAAGTTtgctaaaaataatttgtgggtTGTTATGGTCAAATCTGACATTATGGCACATTGTAGCTGATGACTAGTGAACCATAATCATGAGTCCATGTGCAAATGCATACTACCAGCTGATTGCCATAGTTTATTGTATGCCACTAAAATAGGCAAAATAATCTACATGGTTTATGCCATAAACACGTAGGTGGAAAAGACATAAACTACAAGGAAGACTTTCATATTGGACTTTATTTACATCGTCAGTACTGCACAAGATCGTGACATGGGTGTTGGACAGTGAAGAGGATGGGAAAGAGCTGCAAATAATTGTCTTGATTTTGTTTTTGTACAAATGAGCTTGTCACTGTGCATATGCTTGGTTTGATTGCCACCATGTGCCACATGTAACCCCCTCGGATTTCAGGGACAATTTAATTGGCTTGCTTGCTTGCTGTTTGCCCTCCC is part of the Pseudochaenichthys georgianus chromosome 24, fPseGeo1.2, whole genome shotgun sequence genome and harbors:
- the LOC117439833 gene encoding 26S proteasome regulatory subunit 4, which produces MGQSQSGGHGPGGGKKDDKDKKKKYEPPIPTRVGKRKKKTKGPDAASKLPLVTPHTQCRLKLLKQERIKDYLLMEEEFIRNQEQMKPLEEKQEEERSKVDDLRGTPMSVGTLEEIIDDNHAIVSTSVGSEHYVSILSFVDKDLLEPGCSVLLNHKVHAVIGVLMDDTDPLVTVMKVEKAPQETYADIGGLDAQIQEIKESVELPLTHPEYYEEMGIKPPKGVILYGPPGTGKTLLAKAVANQTSATFLRVVGSELIQKYLGDGPKLVRELFRVAEEHAPSIVFIDEIDAIGTKRYDSNSGGEREIQRTMLELLNQLDGFDSRGDVKVIMATNRIETLDPALIRPGRIDRKIEFPLPDEKTKRRIFNIHTSRMTVADDVTLDDLILAKDDLSGADIKAICTEAGLMALRERRMKVTNEDFKKSKENVLYKKQEGTPEGLYL